Part of the Halomarina litorea genome is shown below.
CGACGAGCGTCGACTGGAGCGCCATGTCCACCTCGACGGTCACCGAGGGGTTCGACGTGCTGAGTCGGAGATAGGTGTCTGTCGGCGGGAAGTTCTCCGGGTCGTCGACGACCACCTCGACGGTGTAGGTCGCCCCGGCGACTGTCGGGGGGACGTCCCGGCGGATAGCGAACGTGGCGTCCCCCGCCTGCGCGAGGCGGTCGGCCGCGCTCACGTCCGCGGCGACCATCTGGCCGACGACCTGCAACTCCGAGCGAATCGTCCGCTCGCGCTGGTCCTCGACCATCCCACCGGCACCCATCAGGAGACCGGTGATGAGGAT
Proteins encoded:
- a CDS encoding DUF7266 family protein, yielding MTRDTRATSTTLGYVLTLGITSILITGLLMGAGGMVEDQRERTIRSELQVVGQMVAADVSAADRLAQAGDATFAIRRDVPPTVAGATYTVEVVVDDPENFPPTDTYLRLSTSNPSVTVEVDMALQSTLVESSLTGDRVVVTYDPATGLEVTDG